In a genomic window of Saccharomyces paradoxus chromosome X, complete sequence:
- the GSH1 gene encoding glutamate--cysteine ligase (Gamma glutamylcysteine synthetase~similar to YJL101C), whose translation MGLLALGTPLQWFESRTYNEHIRDEGIEQLLYIFQAAGKRDNDPLYWGDELEYMVVEFDDKEKNSMLDVCHDKILTELNMEDLSLCEANDVSFHPEYGRYMLEATPASPYLNYVGSYVEVNMQKRRAIAEYKLSEYARQDNKNNVHVGSRSVPLTLTVFPRMGCPNFINIKDPWNHKNAASRSLFLPDEVINRHVRFPNLTACIRTRRGEKVCMNVPMYKDIATPETDDSIYDRDWFLPEDKEAKLASKPGFIYMDSMGFGMGCSCLQVTFQAPNINKARYLYDSLVNFAPIMLAFSAAAPAFKGWLADQDVRWNVISGAVDDRTPKERGVEPLLPRYNKNGFGGIAKDAQDKVLEIPKSRYSSVDLFLGGSKFFNRTYNDTNVPVNEKVLGRLLENDKAPLDYDLAKHFAHLYIRDPVSTFEELLNQDNRTSSNHFENIQSTNWQTLRFKPPTQQATPDKKDSPGWRVEFRPFEVQLLDFENAAYSVLIYLIVDSILTFSDDINAYIHMSKVWENMKTAHNRDAILSGKFHWKKSFRNDTDVETEDCSISEIFHNPENGIFPQFITPILCQKGFVTKGWEELKHFSQHRRLYCYLKLISDRASGKLPTTAKFFRNFVLQHPDYKHDSKVSKSINYDLLSMCDRLTHLDDSKGELTSFLGAEIAEYIKNNKPSIGSKP comes from the coding sequence atgggGCTCTTAGCGTTGGGCACGCCGTTACAGTGGTTTGAGTCCAGGACATACAATGAGCACATTAGGGATGAAGGTATTGAGCAGTTGCTGTATATTTTCCAAGCCGCTGGCAAAAGAGATAATGACCCTCTTTACTGGGGAGACGAGCTTGAGTACATGGTTGTGGAATTTGATGATAAGGAGAAAAATTCTATGCTCGACGTTTGCCATGACAAGATACTTACGGAGCTTAATATGGAGGATTTGTCCCTGTGTGAGGCTAACGATGTGAGCTTTCACCCCGAGTATGGCCGCTATATGTTAGAAGCGACGCCAGCTTCGCCCTATTTGAATTATGTGGGCAGTTACGTCGAGGTGAACATGCAAAAAAGACGTGCCATTGCTGAATATAAGCTGTCTGAATATGCGAGACAGGATAACAAAAATAACGTGCATGTGGGCTCCAGGTCAGTCCCTTTGACGCTGACTGTCTTCCCGAGAATGGGATGTCCCAACTTTATTAACATCAAGGATCCGTGGAACCATAAAAATGCCGCTTCCAGatctctttttttgccCGATGAAGTCATTAACAGGCATGTCAGGTTTCCCAACTTGACAGCGTGCATCAGAACCAGGCGTGGGGAAAAAGTTTGCATGAATGTCCCCATGTATAAAGATATAGCTACTCCGGAAACCGATGATTCCATTTACGATCGAGATTGGTTTTTGCCAGAAGACAAAGAGGCGAAACTGGCTTCCAAACCAGGATTCATTTATATGGATTCTATGGGTTTTGGTATGGGCTGTTCTTGTTTACAAGTGACCTTCCAAGCACCCAATATTAACAAGGCACGTTACCTGTACGATTCATTAGTGAATTTCGCACCTATAATGCTAGCCTTCTCTGCTGCTGCGCCTGCTTTTAAGGGTTGGTTAGCCGACCAAGATGTCCGTTGGAATGTAATATCTGGTGCGGTGGATGACCGTACTCCGAAGGAAAGAGGTGTCGAACCATTACTGCCTAGATACAACAAGAACGGATTTGGAGGAATTGCTAAAGACGCACAAGATAAAGTCCTTGAAATACCAAAATCAAGATACAGTTCAgttgatcttttcttgggtggatcgaaattttttaataggACTTATAACGACACAAATGTACCTGTCAATGAAAAAGTATTAGGACGACTACTCGAGAATGATAAAGCACCGCTGGACTATGATCTTGCTAAACATTTTGCGCATCTCTATATCAGAGACCCAGTATCTACATTCGAGGAACTATTGAATCAGGACAATAGGACGTCTTCAAATCACTTTGAAAACATCCAAAGTACAAATTGGCAAACCTTACGTTTTAAACCTCCCACGCAACAAGCGACCCCAGACAAAAAGGATTCTCCCGGTTGGAGAGTGGAATTCAGACCATTTGAAGTGCAACTATTAGACTTTGAGAATGCCGCGTACTCCGTACTCATATACTTGATCGTTGATAGTATTTTGACTTTTTCTGATGATATAAACGCATATATTCATATGTCTAAAGTATGGGAAAATATGAAGACAGCCCATAACAGGGATGCTATTCTGTCAGGAAAATTTCactggaaaaaatcatttcGTAATGACACTGATGTGGAAACCGAAGATTGTTCTATAAgcgaaatttttcataatcCAGAGAATGGTATCTTTCCTCAATTTATCACGCCAATCTTATGCCAAAAAGGGTTTGTGACCAAAGGTTGGGAAGAGTTAAAACATTTTTCCCAACACAGGAGAttatattgttatttaaAGCTTATTTCTGATAGAGCAAGCGGTAAATTGCCAACAACAGCAAAATTCTTTAGAAATTTTGTATTACAACATCCAGATTATAAACATGACTCAAAAGTTTCTAAATCAATCAATTATGATTTGCTTTCTATGTGTGATAGACTTACCCATTTAGATGATTCAAAAGGTGAATTGACGTCCTTTTTAGGAGCTGAAATTGCggaatatataaaaaataataagcCATCGATAGGAAGCAAACCTTAA
- the LSB6 gene encoding 1-phosphatidylinositol 4-kinase LSB6 (Type II phosphatidylinositol 4-kinase~similar to YJL100W), whose translation MSDEAYQHDHTVNPHQKVAVNSYDWLQYRDEQDHFKSKNPITHMSPEISLNTHNSEIAAVPQAFSPSYQSLANVLSESPRPDQASGSNPAVGLLHNAEDKASRQEDDGSRYEIQYSVFRPLHAYPTKDLAYEQLRKREEQEQREHFEHLVSDCIEAVETFGRELERIQAGSSGSYFVYGTQANESVPVGVFKPKDEEPYGPFSPKWTKWAHRTFFPCLFGRSCLIPNLGYICESAASLLDRRLETHLVPYTDTASIESFNFYDNRKKWVLGYNFQKKKQKKLGSFQLFLKEYINADEFFHKYPLPGMYSDVKHPFHRKPSGEDINHKPEAPKNLIEEIEQPKQINSSPISTESEENMEFEWTESILSQFRLELEKLIILDYIMRNTDRGLDNWMVKLIKLPNNGWKLKLAAIDNGLSFPWKHPDEWRLYPYGWLYLPLQLLAKPFSEQMRSHFLPILTSTKWWEESYQEFLTLFSRDQDFNVRMWKKQWAVLKGQAFNVVETLKDPRQGPLELVRRTRCQVIDEKMQVPCCPPPVSIFKNAIDEPIGLYSTSPMVLPSTPSTIPFHAHSRNDSNPVYYDSTLHPFANKTVIAERLQIVNSTPVFTWC comes from the coding sequence ATGAGTGACGAAGCATACCAGCATGACCATACAGTAAATCCTCACCAGAAGGTGGCTGTAAACAGCTACGATTGGTTACAGTATCGTGATGAGCAAGATCACTTTAAAAGCAAAAACCCGATAACGCACATGTCTCCGGAGATCAGCTTAAATACACACAATTCAGAGATAGCGGCAGTTCCTCAGGCGTTCAGTCCTTCCTATCAATCTCTGGCTAACGTGCTGTCCGAAAGCCCGCGACCTGACCAGGCTTCAGGGTCCAATCCTGCCGTTGGGTTGCTTCACAATGCAGAAGACAAAGCGTCAAGACAGGAAGATGACGGAAGTCGATATGAGATTCAATATTCGGTATTCCGTCCCTTGCATGCCTATCCAACCAAGGACTTGGCGTATGAACAACTCCGAAAAAGGGAAGAACAGGAACAGAGAGAACACTTCGAACATTTGGTTTCTGACTGTATTGAGGCCGTGGAGACATTTGGACGAGAACTGGAGAGGATCCAAGCTGGCTCGAGTGGGTCGTATTTTGTGTATGGAACACAGGCCAACGAAAGCGTACCGGTGGGAGTCTTCAAGCCGAAGGATGAGGAACCATATGGTCCATTTTCTCCGAAATGGACTAAATGGGCTCACCGCACATTTTTCCCATGTCTGTTTGGCAGGAGCTGTTTGATTCCAAACCTCGGGTACATCTGTGAAAGTGCGGCCAGTTTGCTGGATAGGCGACTGGAAACGCATCTTGTGCCCTATACAGATACTGCATCTATAGAGTCTTTTAACTTTTAtgataatagaaaaaaatgggtgTTAGGATACAActttcagaagaagaaacaaaagaagctAGGTTCgtttcaactttttttgaaggagTACATTAATGCTGATGAGTTCTTTCATAAGTACCCATTACCGGGGATGTATTCAGATGTTAAACATCCGTTCCACCGTAAACCATCCGGTGAAGATATCAATCATAAACCAGAGGCACCCAAGAACTTAATAGAAGAGATAGAGCAGCCCAAGCAAATAAATTCCTCTCCAATTTCGACGGaatctgaagaaaatatggaaTTTGAATGGACAGAATCCATTTTAAGTCAGTTCAGATTGGAACTAGAAAAACTTATCATTCTCGACTATATAATGAGAAACACAGATAGAGGTCTAGACAATTGGATGGTAAAACTAATCAAACTTCCAAATAATGGGTGGAAGCTCAAGCTGGCCGCTATCGACAATGGCTTGTCCTTTCCCTGGAAGCATCCAGATGAGTGGCGTCTGTACCCGTATGGATGGTTGTATTTGCCTTTGCAACTACTGGCCAAACCATTTTCTGAGCAAATGAGATCTCATTTCCTGCCGATATTGACAAGCACCAAATGGTGGGAAGAATCATACCAAGAATTCTTGACCCTTTTTAGCAGAGACCAAGATTTTAACGTCCGAATGTGGAAAAAGCAATGGGCAGTGTTAAAAGGACAAGCGTTCAACGTTGTCGAAACTTTAAAAGACCCGCGACAAGGCCCATTGGAGCTGGTTAGAAGAACAAGATGCCAGGTAATAGATGAGAAGATGCAAGTTCCCTGCTGCCCACCTCCAGTCTCTATCTTCAAAAACGCCATAGACGAACCTATTGGATTATATTCCACTTCACCGATGGTACTCCCCAGCACACCAAGCACGATTCCATTTCATGCACATAGTCGAAATGATAGTAATCCTGTATACTATGATTCCACTCTGCACCCGTTTGCTAATAAAACAGTGATAGCAGAGCGGCTACAAATAGTCAATTCTACTCCCGTGTTCACTTGGTGCTGA
- the CHS6 gene encoding Chs6p (Member of the ChAPs (Chs5p-Arf1p-binding proteins) family~similar to YJL099W) has translation MNLFWPSETKKQNETPGGDYTPRNLPPAQEAGRFLNRDIFRSCPRVLERQFGECLHNRTHLIKDLISSGNVGLGPIEIVHMSYLNKHEKEEFGEYFYVTGVEVSDPSIPVEFLKVLKSNQRISKNISNNIISTYCCFNFFSNLDIRIRYDADNTFQTMAIDCNKETTDLTMTEKMWEETSVSSIIRAITTNINPELKPPGLLECPFYIGKDTVSSCKKIIELLCGFLPRSLDCGWDSTKSMQITIVNNYLMYSLKSFIATTPGLVDFTIDHLKGLAKKDPIHDIYYKTAMITILDHVQTNEIEMITILNETLDPLLSLLNDLPPRDADSARLMNCMSDLLNIQTKFLLNREDYELALSVSDTSTELALDSFEAWYNLAKCHIKKEEYDKALFAINSMPRLRKNDEYLETTYGRFLTSNYYKKPLNGTRQHCDLNSTEFTNLCGTLRNWKEDELKQQIFGRIAMINEKKIGYTKQIWDGIAIKLGPICGPQSVNLINYVSPQEVKNIKNINLIARNTIGKQLGWFNGKIYGLLMEIVNKIGWNGLLNIRTEAFMMETEFYQMSNNITDENGHIPMETRKKRFCEKWLDDLFLDLYQDLKLSKISLNNKDEKHSGLEWELLGLIMLRTWHWEDAVACLRTSIVAQFDPVSCQQLLKIYLQPPNNIQEVTLLDTDIVISLLIKKISYDCRYYNYCQIFNLQLLEKLCNELGMHILRNKILVQPSIGDEIMVMIDTMLAWIADLHHAAQP, from the coding sequence ATGAATTTGTTTTGGCCTTCAGAAACcaaaaagcaaaatgaAACACCTGGTGGCGATTATACACCCAGGAACTTACCTCCAGCACAAGAGGCTGGCCGATTCCTTAATCGAGACATATTCAGAAGTTGTCCACGAGTTTTGGAAAGGCAGTTCGGTGAATGTCTGCATAATAGAACGCATTTAATCAAGGATCTAATTTCTTCTGGCAATGTTGGATTGGGTCCAATTGAGATAGTTCACATGTCTTACTTGAACAAAcatgaaaaagaagaatttggtGAATATTTCTACGTTACGGGAGTTGAAGTTTCCGACCCTTCAATACCCGTAGAATTCCTTAAGGTATTAAAGTCGAATCAACGGATCTCCAAAAACATATCGAATAACATCATATCCACTTATTGCtgttttaattttttcagcaatCTAGACATCCGTATTAGATACGATGCTGATAATACTTTCCAGACAATGGCAATCGACTGTAACAAGGAAACCACTGATCTGACCATGACAGAAAAAATGTGGGAAGAAACGTCCGTAAGCTCCATCATCCGAGCGATCACAACAAATATTAATCCAGAATTAAAACCCCCCGGTTTATTAGAGTGTCCATTTTACATTGGAAAAGATACTGTATCttcttgcaaaaaaatcatagaATTACTATGCGGCTTCTTACCACGGTCGCTGGACTGCGGATGGGATTCTACTAAGAGTATGCAAATTACAATTGTCAATAACTATTTAATGTATAGtttaaaaagttttattGCAACCACGCCGGGCTTAGTAGATTTTACCATCGACCATTTGAAGGGACTTGCCAAGAAAGATCCAATCCATGACATATACTACAAAACGGCTATGATTACCATTTTAGATCACGTTCAAACAAATGAGATAGAAATGATAACTATTTTAAATGAGACACTGGACCCGCTTTTATCTCTGCTGAATGATTTACCTCCTCGCGATGCTGATTCAGCACGGTTAATGAATTGCATGAGTGACTTGCTGAACATccaaacaaaatttttgttaaaCAGAGAAGACTACGAACTAGCATTAAGCGTCTCTGATACATCAACTGAACTAGCCTTAGATTCTTTCGAAGCCTGGTACAACTTAGCGAAGTGTCACATCAAAAAGGAGGAGTATGACAAAGCTCTCTTTGCAATAAATTCGATGCCTCGCCTGCGGAAAAATGATGAATACCTGGAAACAACGTACGGTAGGTTTCTCACCTCCaattattataaaaaacCATTAAATGGCACTCGCCAACATTGCGACCTAAATTCAACGGAATTCACCAATCTCTGTGGAACGTTAAGAAACTGGAAAGAGGATGAGTTAAAACagcaaatttttggaagaattgcAATGataaacgaaaaaaaaatcggCTATACCAAACAAATTTGGGACGGTATCGCGATAAAGTTGGGCCCCATTTGTGGTCCGCAATCGGTGAATTTGATTAATTATGTCTCACCTCAAGAGgtcaaaaatataaaaaatattaatcTAATAGCAAGGAACACGATCGGCAAACAGTTGGGATGGTTTAATGGTAAAATATATGGGTTGCTAATGGAAATTGTGAACAAGATTGGTTGGAATGGGCTATTAAACATCCGAACAGAAGCTTTCATGATGGAAACTGAATTCTACCAAATGTCTAACAACATTACCGATGAGAACGGTCATATACCGATGGAAACCCGAAAGAAAAGGTTTTGTGAGAAGTGGCTAgatgatttatttttggatCTGTACCAAGACCTGAAATTAAGCAAGATTAGCCTAAAcaataaagatgaaaaacATAGCGGATTAGAGTGGGAACTTTTAGGTTTGATCATGTTGCGCACCTGGCATTGGGAAGATGCCGTAGCTTGTCTACGAACAAGTATAGTAGCTCAATTTGACCCCGTAAGTTGTCAGCAGCTACTAAAAATATACCTGCAACCTCCAAATAACATCCAAGAGGTTACATTACTAGACACAGATATCGTAATAAGTTTActgatcaagaaaatatcatatGATTGCAGGTATTATAATTATTGCCAGATTTTTAATCTGCAACTGCTAGAAAAACTATGCAACGAATTGGGTATGCATATACTGCGCAACAAGATCCTCGTTCAACCCTCCATAGGAGATGAAATCATGGTCATGATCGATACCATGCTTGCGTGGATAGCCGACCTACATCACGCAGCACAACCTTGA
- the SAP185 gene encoding Sap185p (Protein that forms a complex with the Sit4p protein phosphatase~similar to YJL098W) — MSGSFWKFGQDFSSQSPLSKLLNRAFIKLDDKRTSTEAKEKIDSNSTDENLESNSLKSEDEEEEECDLPSREEDYKAYKPNLSLLNDLLDDEELYTELMCSNFKLLIYLKYPEVLSKLIDYVRNNTILDSSIDRVISEESDLVHDEDKYIAEDFENGNAKTKSIGGISERKERTHSDEEEQLESEENDNASEDTRVTLPHEIEEHDDIRRARIAAEILSADVWPISSALIENEGLLTKLWSILRHPSPLSIEASTYFMKINERLLDMNMDGIIEFILKKEHIVDDFLAHIDNPPLMDFLLKVISTDKPEISNGAIQLFKEQNLVPKLINLLDPVFDSCTQSAAGDFLKALVTISGNCPNEITSSIGPNELTRQLVSANMVKQLMDIMLKGGNSLNNGVGIIIELIRKNNSDYDAIQTNYTTIKSHPPTDRDPIYLGYLVKMFSERMADFNKILTEKKIPLLQTSYGTIEPLGFERFKICELIAELLHCSNMTLLNEPNAYDVVRERDIERERIFNSQDCANSNDCSESKENEDVNGGDANDEEEDDTNQVESAGTSIDGEEVIDKLNSLQIESNKVNQKMNNEEQSSSMPDFSNGDLDDEENENPFEPQYSDVILDSSDMEKKFRISPNIGDQLKIALQDTGVVDTMLEMFFHFQWNNFLHNVVYDVVQQIFNGPLKIGYNRFLLGDLLINIRLTDMIIKGNNECTEYEKAHDTRLGYMGHLTLIAEEVTKFTAYIEEMNISFENTEVMSSLFESKWITYTEDVLEDLKEKYNAILGDIAEEGDMLENEEEDTVYGKGAHPMGTVDDYINDIMQMDNVRCQPVEDDEGEGYVSFDEDEPQEYCNDDSVRNKESDSSKGERDHQEHLYYEYVSEDGTKTRLNFDSGCDSTEQATDEVDGDDKIPLKLKRSFTDACKSEIILNNTVHTKEESEFQFSTEFSDGWESSPSNSIPKRVSPSKNDMNSPVFQHQFELHSPTDERSGHKGEISSAGGHDYDVDEYDELSDDSDEEYDNCEDEDSLDYADSNAYALCRSKSKDKISWDEEEQARLMGVVKFNTEHYRD, encoded by the coding sequence atgtCAGGGTCCTTCTGGAAGTTTGGACAAGATTTTAGTTCACAATCTCCGTTATCTAAGCTGCTGAATAGGGCTTTTATCAAGCTTGATGATAAACGTACTAGTACGGAagcaaaagagaaaattgATTCTAATAGCACAgatgaaaatttggaaagcAATTCCTTGAAATCGGAAgacgaggaagaagaggaatGCGATCTGCCTAGCAGGGAAGAAGACTACAAAGCTTATAAACCAAATCTGAGTCTGCTGAACGATCTtttagatgatgaagagttATATACTGAACTAATGTGTTCTAACTTCAAGCTACTAATATACTTAAAGTACCCTGAAGTATTGTCCAAATTGATAGATTATGTCAGAAATAATACCATACTTGACTCCAGTATTGATAGAGTTATTTCCGAGGAGAGTGATTTAGTACATGATGAAGACAAATACATAGCGGAGGATTTTGAGAATGGTAACGCAAAAACGAAAAGCATTGGCGGTATTTCTGAACGAAAAGAACGCACACACagtgatgaagaagagcaaTTGGAAAGCGAAGAGAATGATAATGCCTCTGAGGATACGAGAGTTACTCTTCCCCATGAAATAGAGGAACACGATGATATTCGAAGAGCCAGAATAGCTGCTGAAATATTGTCCGCCGACGTATGGCCCATATCATCTGCTTTGATTGAAAACGAAGGGCTCCTGACCAAGCTTTGGTCGATCCTCAGGCACCCTTCTCCATTGTCAATTGAGGCATCAACAtattttatgaaaataaacgAACGTCTCTTGGACATGAATATGGACGGAATCATCGAATTCatactgaaaaaagaacacaTTGTTGACGATTTCTTGGCACATATAGATAATCCGCCCTTGATGGATTTTCTATTAAAAGTGATATCGACCGATAAGCCAGAAATATCAAATGGAGCTATCCAACTGTTTAAGGAACAAAATTTGGTTCCAAAGTTGATTAATTTACTCGATCCTGTATTTGATTCTTGCACGCAATCTGCTGCCGGTGACTTTCTGAAAGCTCTGGTTACCATTAGCGGCAACTGTCCTAATGAAATCACTTCGAGCATCGGACCTAATGAATTAACAAGGCAATTAGTTTCTGCAAATATGGTGAAACAACTTATGGATATAATGCTCAAGGGAGGTAATTCGTTAAATAATGGCGTTGGGATTATCATTGAGCTGATAAGGAAAAACAACTCTGATTATGATGCTATACAGACAAATTATACCACCATTAAATCTCATCCCCCAACAGATAGAGACCCAATTTATTTGGGATATTTGGTTAAAATGTTTTCGGAACGCATGGCTGATTTTAACAAAATACTaactgaaaagaagattccTCTTTTACAGACATCCTATGGGACTATTGAACCGTTGGGATTTGAAAGATTCAAGATATGCGAACTTATTGCTGAACTGTTACACTGCTCAAACATGACTTTATTGAATGAACCGAACGCCTATGATGTTGTAAGAGAGCGTGATATCGAAAGAGAGAGAATCTTCAATTCACAAGATTGCGCGAATTCTAACGATTGTAGtgaatcaaaagaaaatgaagatgtCAACGGAGGCGATGctaatgatgaagaggaagatgataCAAATCAGGTAGAATCTGCTGGCACCTCAATTGATGGGGAAGAAGTTATCGATAAGTTAAATTCTTTACAGATAGAATCTAATAAAGTAAaccagaaaatgaataatgAAGAGCAAAGTAGTTCAATGCCAGATTTCAGCAATGGTGATCTagatgacgaagaaaatgaaaatccATTTGAACCCCAATATTCAGACGTCATTCTAGATTCTTCTGACatggagaaaaaatttcgcATTTCTCCTAACATTGGAGATCAACTGAAAATCGCTTTACAAGATACCGGGGTGGTAGATACTATGCTCGAAATGTTTTTTCACTTCCAGTGGaataattttcttcataacGTAGTCTACGATGTCGTTCAGCAGATTTTCAATGGTCCACTCAAAATAGGTTATAATAGGTTCCTTTTAGGCGATCTCCTAATCAACATCCGTTTAACCGATATGATTATTAAAGGAAACAATGAATGCACAGAATATGAGAAAGCACACGATACCAGACTTGGATATATGGGCCACCTGACTCTAATTGCGGAAGAAGTCACCAAATTTACTGCATACATTGAAGAGATGAACATTAGCTTTGAAAACACTGAAGTAATGAGTTCTTTATTCGAGAGTAAATGGATTACATATACCGAGGATGTTTTAGAGGatttaaaggaaaaatacaACGCCATATTAGGTGATATCGCCGAAGAAGGAGACATGttggaaaatgaagaagaggataCTGTTTACGGCAAGGGAGCGCATCCTATGGGAACCGTTGATGACTATATTAATGACATAATGCAAATGGACAATGTACGGTGTCAACCAGtggaagatgatgaaggaGAAGGGTATGTTagttttgatgaagatgaacCCCAAGAATATTGTAACGACGATTCTGTCAGAAACAAGGAATCTGACTCATCAAAAGGTGAACGTGACCACCAAGAGCACCTATATTACGAGTACGTCAGTGAAGATGGTACAAAAACAAGGTTGAACTTCGACTCTGGTTGTGATTCCACGGAACAAGCTACAGATGAAGTGGATGGCGACGATAAGATACCACTGAAGCTCAAACGAAGTTTTACGGACGCGTGCAAATCTGAAATAATACTGAATAATACCGTTCAtactaaagaagaaagtgaaTTTCAATTTAGCACCGAATTTAGCGACGGCTGGGAGTCATCACCTTCTAATTCAATACCTAAGAGAGTTTCCCCGTCGAAAAATGACATGAACTCACCTGTGTTTCAGCATCAGTTTGAACTTCATAGTCCCACTGATGAACGTAGCGGTCATAAGGGTGAAATATCAAGCGCCGGTGGCCATGACTACGACGTAGATGAGTACGACGAATTGAGCGACGACAGCGATGAAGAGTACGATAACTGCGAAGATGAAGACAGTTTAGATTATGCTGATTCCAACGCATATGCATTGTGTAGGTCCAAAAGTAAGGACAAGATATCATGggatgaagaagagcaGGCACGATTAATGGGTGTTGTAAAATTTAATACGGAGCATTACAGGGACTAG
- the PHS1 gene encoding enoyl-CoA hydratase PHS1 (Essential 3-hydroxyacyl-CoA dehydratase of the ER membrane~similar to YJL097W) produces MSKKLASPLSFLPLYNLFSAVGWSYLLYLVISLYPKIGQPAFFYQTKNIATVIQCGATIEIINSLLGIVRSPLLTTVAQVSSRLLVVLGIFQLLPNTSGVQSIVYITLLLAWSITEIVRYLYYFFTLVFKNGAPKIVVLLRYNLFWILYPTGVASELRIIYCALNAAETQYSLLYKRLLVAAMLTYIPGFPMLFLHMVTQRRKVMKNLRSSFGKKLI; encoded by the coding sequence ATGTCGAAAAAACTTGCATCTCCATTGTCCTTCTTACCCCTTTATAATTTGTTTTCTGCTGTTGGTTGGTCTTATTTGCTTTACTTAGTCATTTCCCTATATCCAAAAATTGGTCAGCCAGCATTTTTCTACCAAACTAAAAATATCGCTACCGTTATTCAATGTGGTGCCACAATCGAGATCATAAACTCATTGTTAGGAATCGTGCGTTCCCCATTGCTGACCACTGTTGCCCAGGTGTCTTCAAGGCTACTAGTTGTCCTCGGCATCTTCCAATTGCTGCCAAACACAAGTGGCGTTCAATCAATTGTTTACATAACATTGTTATTGGCATGGTCTATAACTGAGATCGTCAGATacttatattattttttcactttggTGTTTAAGAATGGCGCGCCCAAGATCGTAGTTCTATTAAGATATAATTTGTTCTGGATTTTGTACCCTACCGGTGTCGCCAGCGAACTACGCATTATTTACTGTGCTTTAAATGCCGCTGAAACTCAGTATTCCTTACTTTACAAAAGATTATTGGTGGCTGCGATGCTCACTTATATTCCAGGCTTCCCAATGCTCTTCTTACACATGGTAAcacaaagaagaaaagtcATGAAAAATCTAAGATCTTCATTTGGGAAGAAGCTAATATGA